A section of the Pseudomonas fluorescens genome encodes:
- a CDS encoding pilin, with the protein MRQNGFTLIELLIVVAIIGILATIGLPMYTKHQAKAKFTAGLAEVSALKAGFEDTFNQGTAPTLALIGGTSPTANCVITVAGDVAAGTGSIACEILDAPAPIQGKFITLARTASEGWKCTATADEQYVAKGCAAGN; encoded by the coding sequence ATGCGTCAGAACGGCTTTACTTTGATCGAGTTGTTGATCGTCGTGGCGATCATTGGCATCTTGGCCACCATTGGCTTGCCCATGTATACCAAGCACCAGGCCAAGGCTAAATTCACGGCGGGGTTGGCGGAAGTCTCGGCGTTGAAGGCCGGCTTCGAAGACACCTTCAACCAAGGCACCGCACCCACGCTGGCGCTGATCGGTGGCACCAGCCCGACCGCCAACTGCGTGATCACCGTTGCGGGTGATGTGGCTGCGGGGACTGGCTCGATTGCCTGCGAAATCCTCGATGCGCCTGCGCCGATCCAGGGCAAGTTCATTACCCTGGCGCGCACTGCCAGTGAGGGGTGGAAGTGCACCGCTACCGCTGACGAGCAGTATGTTGCAAAAGGTTGTGCGGCTGGCAATTGA
- the rluD gene encoding 23S rRNA pseudouridine(1911/1915/1917) synthase RluD produces MSDKIELRAEVPSELGGQRLDQVAAQLFAEHSRSRLSAWIKDGRLTVDGAVIRPRDIVHGGSVLELTAEQEAQGEWIAQDIELDIVYEDDDILVINKPAGLVVHPAAGHADGTLLNALLHHVPDIINVPRCGIVHRLDKDTTGLMVVAKTIQAQTQLVTQLQSRSVSRIYECIVIGVVVAGGKINAPIGRHGQQRQRMAVMEGGKQAVSHYRVLERFRSHTHVRVKLETGRTHQIRVHMAHINFPLVGDPAYGGRFRIPPAASVTMVESLKSFPRQALHARFLELDHPTSGERMSWESPLPDDFVWLLSLLKQDREAFVG; encoded by the coding sequence ATGTCCGATAAAATTGAACTTCGCGCAGAGGTGCCGTCCGAATTGGGCGGCCAACGCCTCGATCAAGTCGCCGCACAACTATTCGCTGAGCACTCGCGCTCGCGCCTTTCCGCCTGGATCAAAGACGGCCGCCTGACTGTGGATGGAGCGGTTATCCGCCCGCGAGACATAGTTCATGGCGGTTCGGTTCTTGAGCTGACTGCCGAGCAGGAAGCCCAGGGAGAATGGATCGCCCAGGATATCGAGCTGGATATCGTCTATGAAGACGACGACATTCTGGTAATCAACAAACCCGCAGGCCTGGTGGTTCACCCGGCGGCCGGGCATGCTGATGGCACCTTGCTCAATGCCTTGTTGCACCATGTGCCGGACATCATCAATGTCCCGCGCTGCGGCATCGTCCATCGTCTGGACAAAGACACCACCGGTCTGATGGTGGTGGCCAAGACTATCCAGGCCCAGACGCAGTTGGTCACACAATTGCAGAGCCGCAGCGTCAGCCGCATCTATGAGTGCATCGTGATTGGTGTGGTGGTGGCCGGTGGCAAGATCAACGCGCCTATCGGTCGTCACGGCCAGCAGCGCCAGCGCATGGCGGTGATGGAGGGCGGTAAGCAGGCCGTCAGCCACTACCGTGTGCTGGAGCGTTTCCGCTCCCACACCCATGTGCGGGTCAAGCTGGAAACCGGCCGTACCCACCAGATCCGGGTGCATATGGCGCATATCAACTTCCCGTTGGTCGGCGATCCGGCCTACGGTGGCCGCTTCCGTATTCCGCCGGCCGCCAGTGTAACCATGGTCGAGTCGCTGAAGTCGTTCCCGCGCCAGGCGTTGCATGCGCGTTTCCTGGAACTGGATCATCCGACGAGCGGTGAGCGCATGAGCTGGGAGTCGCCATTGCCAGACGACTTTGTCTGGTTGCTGTCGCTACTCAAGCAGGACCGCGAGGCCTTTGTCGGATGA
- a CDS encoding prepilin peptidase, producing the protein MTLDQLLTLHPWLFVWTALLLGLIVGSFLNVLVWRLPKMLERDWRAQAHEILGLPPEPCGPAYNLLQPNSCCPHCSQPIRPWENIPVFSYLLLRARCARCHGSISPRYPLTELACGLLSAFIAWHYGFGWPAAGVLFLSWGLLAMSLIDADHQLLPDVLVLPLLWLGLILNYFELYVALPDALLGAVAGYLSLWSVFWLFKLCTGKDGMGYGDFKLLALLGAWGGWQILPLTLLLASLVGAVAGVILLRMRNAQTSVPLPFGPYLAIAGWIALLWGGQITDFYLQSVGFK; encoded by the coding sequence ATGACCCTGGACCAACTCCTGACCCTACACCCCTGGCTGTTTGTCTGGACCGCCCTGCTGCTGGGGCTGATCGTTGGCAGCTTCCTCAACGTACTCGTCTGGCGCCTGCCAAAAATGCTCGAACGGGACTGGCGCGCCCAGGCCCACGAAATACTCGGCCTGCCCCCGGAACCCTGTGGCCCGGCCTATAACCTGTTGCAGCCCAACTCCTGCTGCCCGCACTGCTCCCAACCGATTCGCCCGTGGGAAAACATCCCGGTGTTCAGTTATCTGCTGCTCAGGGCGCGCTGTGCGCGCTGTCACGGCTCCATCAGCCCGCGCTACCCGCTAACCGAACTGGCCTGCGGGCTGCTCTCGGCATTTATTGCCTGGCACTACGGCTTTGGTTGGCCGGCCGCTGGAGTCCTGTTCTTGAGCTGGGGCTTGCTGGCCATGAGCCTGATCGATGCCGACCACCAACTGCTGCCGGATGTGCTGGTGCTGCCACTGTTGTGGCTGGGGCTGATCCTCAACTACTTCGAGCTGTACGTAGCCTTGCCCGATGCCCTGTTGGGCGCAGTTGCCGGCTACCTGAGCCTGTGGTCGGTGTTTTGGCTGTTCAAGCTGTGCACCGGCAAGGACGGCATGGGCTATGGCGACTTCAAGCTGCTGGCCCTGCTCGGCGCCTGGGGCGGCTGGCAGATCCTGCCGCTGACACTGTTGCTGGCATCGCTGGTGGGTGCGGTGGCAGGGGTGATTCTGTTGCGCATGCGTAACGCGCAAACGTCGGTGCCCCTGCCTTTTGGCCCCTATCTGGCGATTGCCGGCTGGATTGCATTGCTCTGGGGTGGTCAAATAACCGACTTCTATTTGCAGTCTGTCGGTTTCAAATGA
- a CDS encoding DUF3094 family protein, whose amino-acid sequence MTSRLNPDDQQHVEEYLQLSQHQVERKPFRPWLLLGVVLVVVIGLGLLSRLLSYLTL is encoded by the coding sequence ATGACCAGCCGCCTGAACCCAGACGACCAACAACATGTCGAAGAGTACCTGCAACTGTCCCAACACCAGGTTGAGCGCAAGCCTTTTCGGCCGTGGTTGCTCCTTGGAGTGGTGCTGGTTGTGGTGATTGGCCTGGGCCTTCTGAGCCGCCTTTTGAGTTATCTGACGCTATGA
- the clpB gene encoding ATP-dependent chaperone ClpB has product MRIDRLTSKLQLALSDSQSLAVGLDHSAIEPAHLMQALLEQQGGSIKPLLMQVGFDVNSLRKELSKELDQLPKIQNPTGDVNMSQDLARLLNQADRLAQQKGDQFISSELVLLAAMDDNSKLGKLLLGQGVSKKALENAINNLRGGEAVNDPNHEESRQALDKYTVDLTKRAEDGKLDPVIGRDDEIRRTIQVLQRRTKNNPVLIGEPGVGKTAIAEGLAQRIINGEVPDGLKGKRLLSLDMGALIAGAKFRGEFEERLKSLLNELSKQEGQIILFIDELHTMVGAGKGEGSMDAGNMLKPALARGELHCVGATTLNEYRQYIEKDAALERRFQKVLVEEPSEEDTIAILRGLKERYEVHHRVAITDGAIIAAAKLSHRYITDRQLPDKAIDLIDEAASRIRMEIDSKPEVLDRLERRLIQLKVESQALKKEDDDAAKKRLEKLQEEIVRLEREYSDLEEIWTSEKAEVQGSAQIQQKIEQSRQELEAARRKGDLNRMAELQYGVIPDLERSLQMVDQHGHSENQLLRSKVTEEEIAEVVSKWTGIPVSKMLEGERDKLLRMESLLHQRVIGQEEAVVAVSNAVRRSRAGLSDPNRPSGSFMFLGPTGVGKTELCKALAEFLFDTEEAMVRIDMSEFMEKHSVARLIGAPPGYVGYEEGGYLTEAVRRKPYSVILLDEVEKAHPDVFNVLLQVLEDGRLTDSHGRTVDFRNTVIVMTSNLGSVQIQEMVGDREGQRAAVMDALTSHFRPEFINRVDEVVIFEPLARDQIAGITEIQLGRLRSRLAERELVLELSSEALDKLIAVGYDPVYGARPLKRAIQRWIENPLAQLILSGSFMPGTHVKAAVENDEIVFH; this is encoded by the coding sequence ATGCGTATTGATCGTTTAACCAGCAAATTACAATTGGCGTTATCGGATTCCCAATCTCTGGCAGTTGGCCTCGACCATTCGGCCATCGAGCCCGCGCACTTGATGCAGGCGCTCCTCGAACAACAGGGTGGTTCTATAAAACCCCTGTTGATGCAGGTGGGCTTCGACGTCAACAGCTTGCGCAAGGAGTTGAGCAAAGAGCTCGACCAACTGCCGAAAATCCAGAATCCGACGGGCGACGTAAATATGTCCCAGGATTTGGCACGCCTGCTCAACCAGGCAGATCGCCTAGCCCAGCAGAAGGGTGACCAGTTCATCTCCAGCGAACTGGTACTGCTCGCTGCCATGGATGACAACAGCAAGCTTGGCAAGTTGTTGCTGGGCCAGGGTGTGAGCAAAAAGGCCCTGGAAAATGCCATCAACAACCTGCGCGGCGGCGAGGCGGTGAATGACCCCAACCATGAGGAGTCGCGCCAGGCCCTGGACAAGTACACCGTCGATCTGACCAAGCGCGCCGAAGACGGCAAGTTGGATCCGGTAATCGGCCGTGATGACGAAATTCGTCGCACCATTCAGGTCTTGCAGCGTCGCACCAAGAATAACCCGGTGCTGATCGGTGAACCTGGTGTGGGTAAAACCGCCATCGCCGAAGGCCTGGCCCAGCGCATCATTAATGGTGAGGTGCCGGACGGCCTTAAGGGCAAGCGCTTGCTGTCCCTGGATATGGGGGCGTTGATCGCCGGTGCCAAGTTCCGTGGTGAGTTCGAAGAGCGCCTCAAATCCTTGCTTAACGAGTTGTCGAAGCAGGAAGGGCAGATCATTCTGTTTATCGACGAACTGCACACTATGGTCGGCGCCGGTAAGGGCGAAGGCTCGATGGACGCGGGCAATATGCTCAAGCCTGCATTGGCACGGGGTGAGTTGCACTGTGTGGGTGCTACCACGCTCAACGAGTACCGCCAGTACATTGAAAAAGACGCGGCCCTTGAGCGTCGTTTCCAGAAAGTCCTGGTGGAAGAGCCGAGCGAGGAAGACACCATCGCGATCCTGCGTGGCCTGAAAGAGCGGTATGAGGTCCACCACCGCGTGGCGATCACCGACGGCGCGATCATTGCGGCGGCCAAATTGAGCCATCGTTACATCACTGATCGTCAGTTGCCGGACAAGGCCATTGACCTGATCGACGAAGCGGCCAGCCGGATTCGCATGGAGATCGATTCCAAGCCTGAGGTGTTGGATCGCCTGGAGCGCCGTCTGATTCAACTGAAAGTCGAATCCCAGGCGCTGAAGAAAGAGGACGATGACGCGGCGAAGAAACGCCTGGAAAAACTCCAGGAAGAAATCGTGCGCCTGGAACGGGAGTATTCGGACCTGGAAGAAATCTGGACCTCGGAAAAAGCCGAAGTACAGGGTTCCGCACAGATCCAGCAAAAGATCGAACAGTCGCGCCAGGAACTGGAAGCTGCACGCCGTAAAGGCGACCTGAACCGCATGGCAGAGTTGCAGTACGGGGTGATCCCGGACCTGGAGCGCAGCCTGCAAATGGTCGACCAGCATGGCCATAGCGAGAATCAGTTGTTGCGCAGCAAGGTGACCGAGGAAGAAATTGCCGAGGTGGTCTCCAAATGGACCGGCATTCCAGTATCGAAGATGCTGGAAGGGGAGCGTGACAAACTGTTGCGCATGGAAAGCCTGTTGCACCAGCGCGTGATTGGCCAGGAAGAGGCCGTGGTGGCGGTGTCCAATGCGGTACGGCGTTCCCGGGCCGGTTTGTCCGACCCAAATCGCCCAAGTGGCTCGTTCATGTTCCTCGGCCCGACCGGTGTGGGTAAGACCGAGTTGTGCAAGGCCCTGGCCGAGTTCCTCTTTGATACAGAAGAGGCGATGGTGCGCATTGATATGTCCGAGTTCATGGAGAAACACTCCGTGGCTCGTTTGATCGGAGCGCCACCGGGCTATGTGGGCTATGAGGAAGGCGGCTACCTGACCGAGGCCGTACGGCGCAAGCCTTACTCGGTGATACTGCTGGATGAGGTCGAGAAGGCCCACCCGGATGTGTTCAACGTGTTGCTGCAAGTGTTGGAAGATGGCCGGCTGACGGACAGCCACGGGCGGACCGTAGACTTCCGTAATACGGTGATTGTGATGACCTCCAACCTGGGCTCGGTACAGATCCAGGAAATGGTCGGGGATCGTGAAGGCCAGCGTGCTGCGGTAATGGACGCACTGACCAGTCACTTCCGCCCGGAATTTATCAACCGGGTCGATGAAGTGGTGATCTTCGAGCCGCTGGCGCGGGATCAGATCGCCGGCATTACCGAGATCCAATTGGGTCGCCTGCGCAGTCGTCTGGCAGAGCGCGAGCTGGTGCTGGAACTGAGCAGCGAGGCCTTGGACAAGTTGATCGCCGTCGGCTACGACCCGGTGTATGGCGCACGGCCTTTGAAACGTGCGATCCAGCGCTGGATCGAGAACCCGCTGGCGCAATTGATCCTGTCGGGCAGCTTTATGCCGGGGACCCACGTCAAGGCTGCCGTGGAAAACGACGAAATCGTCTTCCACTAA
- a CDS encoding type II secretion system F family protein encodes MNDVTVPTTALYAWEGTLPNGRNVSGEARGHSPAVIKAQLRRQGINPVRVQLRSSLLSGLGNPITPADIALFTRQLATLLKAGIPLLQAFDMIGEGFDSRAMRMMVQGLKQEIAGGNSLTGALLKQPQYFNALYCSLIAAGEQAGTLETLLERVATHLEKSQRLKARIKKAMTYPLVVLLVATLVSSILLIHVVPRFESLFAGIDTPLPRFTLLVIVLSEFMQGAWWMLLLAVTAIAWGVRRSYRRYSGFRLWLDAGLLKLPLAGTLLKKTAVARYARTLATTFAAGVPLTQALDSVAGAAGNERFKRAITRMRQDVAIGMQLNRTMTASGLFPGMAIQMTAIGEESGALDSMLEKVADHYETDVDNLVDNLTSLMEPLIMVVLGSIVGALVIAMYLPIFQLGTAF; translated from the coding sequence ATGAACGATGTCACCGTCCCCACCACCGCCCTCTACGCCTGGGAAGGCACGTTACCCAATGGCCGTAATGTATCCGGAGAAGCCCGTGGCCATAGCCCCGCAGTGATCAAGGCACAGTTGCGCCGGCAAGGTATCAACCCGGTACGGGTACAGCTACGCTCCAGCCTCCTTTCTGGCCTGGGCAACCCAATCACCCCAGCCGATATTGCACTGTTCACTCGCCAACTGGCGACTCTGCTGAAGGCGGGAATTCCCCTGCTGCAAGCCTTCGATATGATTGGCGAAGGCTTTGACAGCCGGGCCATGCGCATGATGGTCCAGGGATTGAAGCAGGAGATTGCCGGCGGCAACAGCCTGACCGGAGCGCTGCTGAAACAACCACAGTATTTTAATGCCCTATATTGCAGCCTGATCGCGGCAGGGGAACAGGCCGGCACCCTGGAAACCCTGCTGGAACGGGTAGCCACCCATCTGGAGAAGAGCCAACGCCTCAAGGCCCGGATCAAGAAGGCCATGACCTATCCGCTGGTGGTCCTGCTCGTGGCTACGCTAGTCAGCAGCATTTTGCTGATCCATGTCGTGCCCCGGTTCGAAAGCCTGTTCGCCGGTATCGACACACCTCTGCCGCGCTTTACCCTGCTGGTGATCGTGCTGTCCGAATTCATGCAAGGCGCGTGGTGGATGCTGTTGCTGGCCGTGACCGCAATTGCCTGGGGAGTACGCCGCAGCTACCGCCGATACAGCGGTTTTCGCCTCTGGCTGGACGCAGGTTTGTTGAAACTGCCGCTGGCAGGCACACTGCTGAAAAAAACCGCAGTCGCCCGCTACGCCCGCACACTCGCCACCACTTTTGCCGCCGGCGTGCCGCTGACACAAGCGTTGGATTCGGTGGCCGGAGCCGCCGGCAACGAGCGATTCAAACGAGCGATCACACGTATGCGCCAGGACGTGGCAATAGGAATGCAATTGAATCGAACCATGACCGCCAGCGGCCTGTTCCCTGGCATGGCGATCCAGATGACAGCCATAGGCGAAGAATCGGGCGCGCTGGACAGCATGCTGGAGAAGGTCGCCGATCATTATGAAACAGACGTCGACAACCTGGTCGATAACCTGACCAGCCTGATGGAGCCGCTGATCATGGTCGTACTCGGCAGCATTGTCGGGGCACTGGTAATTGCCATGTACCTGCCGATCTTCCAACTCGGCACGGCGTTTTGA
- a CDS encoding energy-coupling factor ABC transporter permease, which yields MISATVLAPQTLWLGWLLYAPVIVWAILRSSWVELFADRRRQHLLFGTVFALFMLWLVRRDFDTGVSYHFIGMTAVTLLLDWPLAIVGGLTAQLGLVLLGRQDLAAVGVNGALLILLPVLVTELCALLVERAQPRNPFVYIFCSGFFAAALSALLCLLGGLGLLWLDGRFAMPEWIEDFIGYLWLIIFPEAFINGMVISALVVFCPEWLETFNRTRYLSAPWKDDNSRP from the coding sequence GTGATCAGTGCCACCGTGCTGGCGCCGCAAACCCTGTGGCTGGGCTGGCTGCTGTATGCGCCGGTGATTGTATGGGCGATCCTGCGCTCGTCCTGGGTCGAGCTGTTTGCCGATCGGCGGCGCCAGCACCTGTTGTTTGGTACGGTGTTCGCGCTGTTCATGCTGTGGCTGGTGCGTCGGGACTTCGATACCGGGGTGTCCTACCACTTTATCGGCATGACCGCGGTGACCCTGCTGCTCGACTGGCCCTTGGCAATTGTTGGCGGGCTGACGGCGCAACTGGGCCTGGTGCTGCTCGGTCGCCAGGACTTGGCGGCGGTTGGGGTCAACGGCGCGCTGCTGATCCTCCTGCCGGTACTGGTGACCGAGCTGTGTGCGTTGCTGGTGGAGCGGGCGCAGCCGCGTAACCCCTTCGTGTATATCTTCTGTTCCGGTTTTTTTGCCGCTGCGCTTTCGGCGCTGTTGTGCCTGTTGGGCGGCCTGGGCCTGCTATGGCTGGACGGTCGCTTCGCCATGCCCGAGTGGATCGAGGACTTTATCGGTTACCTGTGGCTGATCATCTTTCCCGAAGCCTTCATCAACGGGATGGTGATCAGTGCCCTGGTGGTGTTTTGCCCGGAGTGGCTTGAGACGTTCAACCGTACGCGTTACCTCTCGGCGCCCTGGAAAGACGACAATTCACGCCCTTGA
- a CDS encoding NAD(P)/FAD-dependent oxidoreductase has translation MTHRIIIVGGGAGGLELATRLGKTLGKRGVASVTLVDANLTHIWKPLLHEVAAGSLNSSDDELNYVAQAKWNHFEFQLGRMSGLDREQKKIQLAATLDEEGRELVPARVLSYDTLVIAVGSTTNDFGTEGAAQHCLFLDTRKQAERFHQQLLNHYLRAHAGQSDVVEQISVAIVGAGATGVELAAELHNAAHELAAYGLDRIKPENMHITLIEAGPRVLPALPERISGPVHKTLEKLGVTVMTNSAVSEVTADSLITSSGQVIPASLKVWAAGIRAPGFLKDIDGLETNRINQLQVLPTLQTTRDENIFSFGDCAACPQPGTDRNVPPRAQAAHQQASLLAKSLKLRIEGKALPNYKYTDYGSLISLSRFSAVGNLMGNLTGSVMLEGWLARMFYVSLYRMHQMALYGFFRTMMLMLGSKIGRGTEPRLKLH, from the coding sequence ATGACCCATCGTATTATTATCGTCGGCGGCGGCGCCGGCGGCCTGGAGTTGGCTACCCGCCTGGGTAAGACCCTGGGCAAGCGCGGTGTCGCCAGCGTCACGCTGGTCGACGCCAACCTGACCCATATCTGGAAGCCCCTGCTGCACGAGGTGGCCGCCGGGTCGCTGAACTCTTCTGACGACGAACTCAACTATGTTGCCCAGGCAAAATGGAACCACTTCGAGTTCCAGCTGGGGCGCATGAGCGGGCTTGATCGTGAACAGAAGAAAATCCAGCTGGCCGCGACCCTGGATGAGGAAGGTCGGGAACTGGTGCCTGCGCGCGTGTTGAGCTATGACACTCTGGTCATTGCCGTCGGCAGCACCACCAATGACTTCGGCACCGAAGGCGCGGCGCAGCACTGCCTGTTTCTTGACACACGCAAACAGGCGGAGCGCTTCCACCAGCAATTGCTCAACCACTACCTGCGCGCCCATGCCGGGCAAAGCGATGTGGTGGAACAGATCAGCGTGGCAATCGTTGGCGCTGGAGCTACTGGTGTCGAACTGGCCGCCGAGCTGCACAACGCGGCCCACGAACTGGCGGCCTATGGCCTGGACCGGATCAAGCCGGAGAACATGCACATCACCCTGATCGAAGCCGGGCCACGGGTACTGCCTGCCCTGCCAGAGCGGATCAGCGGGCCTGTGCATAAAACCCTGGAAAAGCTAGGGGTGACGGTCATGACCAACTCAGCCGTGAGCGAAGTCACTGCCGACAGCCTGATTACCAGCAGTGGCCAGGTGATTCCCGCCAGCCTCAAGGTGTGGGCCGCCGGGATTCGCGCGCCAGGTTTCCTCAAGGACATCGACGGCCTGGAGACCAACCGCATCAACCAACTGCAGGTGCTGCCAACGCTGCAGACCACCCGTGACGAGAATATCTTCTCCTTTGGCGACTGTGCAGCCTGCCCGCAGCCGGGCACGGATCGCAACGTTCCACCACGGGCACAAGCGGCGCATCAGCAGGCATCGCTACTGGCCAAATCCCTGAAACTGCGCATCGAAGGCAAGGCGCTGCCCAACTACAAGTACACCGACTACGGTTCACTGATCTCGCTGTCGCGTTTTTCGGCCGTGGGTAACTTGATGGGCAACCTGACCGGCAGCGTGATGCTCGAAGGCTGGCTGGCGCGGATGTTCTATGTGTCGCTGTACCGCATGCACCAGATGGCTTTGTACGGGTTCTTCCGCACGATGATGTTGATGCTGGGCAGCAAGATTGGGCGGGGCACCGAGCCACGCCTCAAGCTCCACTAA
- a CDS encoding DUF1780 domain-containing protein, which translates to MDDSDYLRLLTIAAEQANAFLSNARKWERERWVCQRLLQGLNVPYRAEEFHAAGQEPPDVLFRDASFEVFFVLDEGRRLNDEWRDELLRRRSAFSLSQLVRREAKPRRIPAQEFLLRLAPTLRKKAHNYKERGMDLGELDIIAFASLKREVLDLNSHFPPPTEYLRQGWRSLSLVGPTFARVLFAHPDAPDFLRNNLGRSIVFDVGISL; encoded by the coding sequence ATGGATGACTCAGATTATTTGCGCCTGCTCACCATAGCGGCCGAACAAGCCAATGCGTTCCTGTCCAATGCCCGCAAATGGGAGCGTGAGCGTTGGGTCTGCCAGCGCCTGCTGCAAGGCCTGAATGTGCCCTACCGCGCCGAAGAGTTTCATGCCGCCGGTCAAGAACCGCCGGATGTGCTGTTTCGCGATGCCAGTTTCGAGGTGTTTTTTGTCCTCGACGAAGGCCGGCGCCTGAATGACGAATGGCGCGACGAACTGTTGCGCCGGCGCAGCGCTTTTTCCCTGAGCCAACTGGTAAGGCGTGAAGCCAAACCCAGGCGCATTCCCGCCCAAGAATTCCTGCTGCGCCTGGCTCCGACCCTACGCAAGAAAGCCCACAACTATAAAGAGCGCGGCATGGACCTGGGGGAGCTGGATATCATCGCCTTCGCTAGCCTCAAACGCGAAGTGCTGGACCTCAACAGCCATTTCCCACCGCCCACCGAATACCTGCGCCAAGGTTGGCGCTCTCTGTCATTGGTCGGTCCGACCTTTGCCCGTGTGCTGTTCGCCCATCCGGACGCACCGGATTTCTTGCGCAACAACCTGGGGCGCAGCATAGTGTTCGACGTGGGTATCAGCCTGTAA
- the coaE gene encoding dephospho-CoA kinase (Dephospho-CoA kinase (CoaE) performs the final step in coenzyme A biosynthesis.), which yields MTTSVATPWILGLTGGIGSGKSAAAQHFIDLGVDLIDADHASRWVVEPGRPALAKIAEHFGGATLLPDGQLDRAALRKRIFEAPQERLWLESLLHPLIADEIRNHLARARSPYAILVSPLLIESGQYTMTQRILVIDVPQSTQIQRTLLRDGISEEQVQAILKAQASREDRLRHADDVLVNDQDLAWLQAEVERLHHFYLTLRGGRT from the coding sequence ATGACCACTTCTGTCGCAACACCCTGGATTCTTGGCCTGACGGGCGGCATCGGCAGCGGCAAAAGCGCTGCGGCCCAGCACTTTATTGACCTTGGTGTGGACCTGATCGACGCCGACCATGCCTCCCGTTGGGTGGTAGAGCCCGGCCGCCCAGCGCTGGCAAAGATTGCCGAGCACTTCGGCGGTGCGACCCTGTTGCCCGATGGCCAGTTGGATCGCGCCGCCTTGCGCAAGCGCATTTTCGAGGCACCGCAAGAACGCCTGTGGCTGGAGTCCCTGCTGCACCCGCTGATTGCCGACGAAATCCGCAACCATCTGGCCCGCGCTCGCTCGCCCTACGCGATCCTGGTGTCGCCGTTGTTGATCGAGTCGGGCCAATACACCATGACCCAGCGCATCCTGGTGATCGATGTGCCGCAATCAACGCAGATTCAGCGTACCCTGCTGCGCGATGGCATCAGCGAAGAACAGGTGCAAGCGATTCTCAAGGCCCAGGCCTCCCGGGAAGACCGCCTGCGCCATGCCGACGATGTACTGGTCAATGACCAGGACCTGGCCTGGCTACAGGCCGAGGTCGAGCGACTGCACCACTTTTACCTTACTTTGCGTGGAGGCCGAACATGA
- the pgeF gene encoding peptidoglycan editing factor PgeF: protein MNDWLIPDWPAPAGVKACVTTRAGGVSLAPFDSLNLGDHVQDSHEAVLENRRRLTAAFDIQPAWLRQVHGVVVVEADPKQIAEADGSWTDTPGIACTAMTADCLPALFCNKTGTRVAAAHAGWRGLAAGVLEAAAESLDAAPADVLVWLGPAIGPKAFEVGPEVREAFLQQHPQAAQAFVPSHNPGKFLADIYQLARLRLAARGITAVYGGGLCTVTDQRFFSYRRNPRTGRFASLIWLER from the coding sequence ATGAATGACTGGCTGATTCCTGACTGGCCTGCGCCGGCCGGGGTGAAAGCCTGCGTCACCACCCGTGCGGGCGGCGTCAGCCTGGCGCCGTTCGATAGCCTCAATCTTGGCGATCATGTCCAGGACAGCCATGAGGCTGTGCTGGAGAATCGCCGTCGCCTCACGGCCGCGTTCGATATCCAGCCAGCTTGGTTGCGCCAGGTCCATGGTGTGGTCGTGGTCGAGGCCGATCCGAAACAGATTGCCGAGGCCGATGGCAGTTGGACCGACACGCCCGGTATCGCCTGCACGGCGATGACAGCCGATTGCCTGCCCGCCTTGTTTTGCAACAAGACCGGGACCCGGGTCGCTGCGGCCCATGCCGGTTGGCGCGGCTTGGCGGCGGGCGTGCTGGAAGCTGCCGCTGAAAGCCTGGATGCTGCGCCTGCCGATGTACTGGTCTGGTTGGGCCCGGCGATTGGTCCTAAGGCCTTTGAAGTCGGCCCGGAAGTGCGTGAAGCCTTCCTGCAGCAACACCCACAAGCGGCGCAGGCCTTCGTTCCCAGCCACAACCCTGGCAAGTTTCTGGCCGATATCTACCAGTTGGCGCGCCTGCGCCTGGCCGCACGCGGTATCACTGCTGTCTATGGTGGTGGTTTGTGCACCGTGACCGACCAGCGCTTCTTTTCTTACCGGCGTAACCCGCGCACGGGTCGATTTGCCTCCCTTATCTGGCTCGAGCGCTAG
- the yacG gene encoding DNA gyrase inhibitor YacG → MSQPLTVECPTCGAPVEWKASNLNRPFCSDRCKLIDLGAWAAEEHKIPVSPDAEDELFSETLPPRAH, encoded by the coding sequence ATGAGCCAACCCTTGACCGTCGAATGCCCAACCTGCGGCGCGCCCGTGGAATGGAAAGCGAGCAACCTCAACCGGCCATTCTGCTCGGATCGCTGCAAACTGATCGACCTGGGTGCCTGGGCCGCAGAAGAACACAAGATCCCGGTGAGCCCGGACGCCGAAGACGAACTGTTCTCCGAAACCCTGCCACCACGCGCCCACTAA